The genomic window GTGAGTCTGCAAGAAAGGTTTTTGCCTCCTTTTGTTTTGCGTCTCCTTATCAGAGTGGATTGGCCTCCACTTCCCTTTTGGCCGtccatctctcctctcctcgctctCGCTCGCTCGGTCTCTCGCTCGCTGCTCCCAAATGGCGGCCACCTCGAGCCTCACGgcgaccgccgcctcccctccgctcCTCCTCAAACCCGCCCCTTCCCCGCTCGCTGCCTCCTTTCTCCGGCCCGTCTCTCGCTTCTCCAGGTTCCAGTCCGTCAAGACCAAGGTCTGCAAACTCCTACTCTGCCTCTTTGCCCTTTCGTCTCTGTAAACGTTTTGGCTCATATCATATCTCCTCCTCtgttgattttcctttttttaattgagTACTAGCACTAGTACACTGATTGACCACATAATAGGGTGGTGATGATTCAGTTGAACTTGGTTGAGCATGTGGCTGATGAATTGCCCACAGGTTGTAGTAGGAATTGATGGATTTGGAGAGGAATCCTTGTCTAGGTGTATCTGATGTTTTCTCTGTATTCACATATTAAAACTTTGTGCAGAACATGGATGATTTTTTTCACTTTTATCCTTCGTTTTCTGTCATGTAGAGTAAaggcaaaaatattttgacagTGGAACAGAttccatatatttttcttcattgCAAAGAGAAATTTATGTGACAATTGCAAAACTTTCTTCGATTTTGACAGTATAAATAGTACAACTTGACGTTGATAATATCCATCTTCTGCACAACAATATGTAGTATACAAGAACAACATTTTAGTCTGCCACAGAGAAATATGATCGCATGATTAAGTTGTCGCATAAACTTCTCATTTATATCCCCCCTTATTTTACATATGGAATGAGCGAGCAATATGTTTACAAGTTTTTAGTtctctttctttgttttatctTCTAATGTTTTAAAGTGTTCATCTACACAGGCCACAGAAAATGATCAGACCGAAAAGAGTCCTCCGAAGGGAAGCAGCCTTGTCTGCCAGGACTGCGAAGGAAACGGTGAGTTTCCTTTTGTCTAAAATTAGTAGAAGTAGAGGTTCTTCAAAGTTACAtgttttaattttcattttgtgTCCACTATATGCATGTACTGTTCTAAGTCTGTTAGCTCATTATCTGAATTATTGAAAGTGGAGACAATATAACTGTAGTGGAAATTAGTTTGAAACCCTCCGGACCGTTCTATTGTTTCCTGATTGGGTTTGGACTCTTTTCACAGTGGATTTCCTCAGTGCAGAAACTGTCAAGAAAACCCTGTAGGTGTTACACAAAAGGGTTGATTGTGTGTTCTGTTACTTGTTCCCACAATACTTATAGCACCGATTTTTTTATACTCTTaccataaaaaaatttggattttgtttgaaatttgataatttgtgaTCTAGAATTCAACTCTACGTGTCGACAGAGAGGTTGGCCATTGTATTTTGTTGGGGCACTTGCTAAAATAGTTATGTGCTTCCTTACATTGTGTCAATTTGTGTCAGCCATGTTTTGGTTGTAACTTGT from Oryza glaberrima chromosome 6, OglaRS2, whole genome shotgun sequence includes these protein-coding regions:
- the LOC127775783 gene encoding protein BUNDLE SHEATH DEFECTIVE 2, chloroplastic, encoding MAATSSLTATAASPPLLLKPAPSPLAASFLRPVSRFSRFQSVKTKATENDQTEKSPPKGSSLVCQDCEGNGAIVCNQCKGDGVNSVDHFNGRFKAGALCWLCRGKREILCGSCNGAGFLGGFMSTSDSTAE